In Quercus robur chromosome 10, dhQueRobu3.1, whole genome shotgun sequence, a genomic segment contains:
- the LOC126701827 gene encoding inositol 1,3,4-trisphosphate 5/6-kinase 4-like isoform X5, with protein sequence MGVVVGGVILDESVVLASNSPQHENPSLQPVADSLLRKLRHSKIPTGISYDVGLSDDKDLLGKNQQMATGNSVVTVGYVMKPSREEDFAKRGAFPLYPTQNGLIFMPLTFELPLSPQLQEVDIVLHKATDEIKSIELKSRTNFSNRIVYTSGMQDLERYLEDHPDCCVIDSFNNIYPVLDRLEIQEILLCLEDLKTEGLSTIRGPHFLKVDSFKEPDLLQRLSEAKLSLPSIVKPQVACGVANAHNMAIIFRNEDFKDLSVPLPAVVQEYVDHSSTLYKFYVLGEKVFYAVKKSTPNADILMKLSESNGLKPLVFDSLKSLPTAKEDQHYGDGNCSKATNSYVDLDLVTDAANWLRGVLDLTIFGFDVVIQEGTCDHVIVDVNYLPSFKEVPDDIAIPAFWEAIKKKFELKRSK encoded by the exons atgggtgtTGTAGTTGGAGGAGTGATATTGGACGAGTCAGTAGTGTTAGCATCTAACTCTCCTCAACATGAAAACCCATCCTTGCAACCCGTTGCTGACTCTCTCCTCCGCAAGCTCCGCCATTCCAAAATCCCTACg GGGATTTCCTATGACGTGGGGCTCTCAGATGATAAG GATCTCTTGGGCAAGAATCAGCAGATG GCAACTGGTAACAGTGTCGTGACTGTTGGATATGTTATGAAACCTTCACGTGAAGAAGATTTTGCTAAG AGGGGTGCATTTCCTTTGTATCCTACTCAAAATGGGTTGATTTTCATGCCCCTCACCTTTGAGCTTCCTTTATCACCTCAATTACAAGAGGTTGACATAGTTCTCCATAAAGCAACTGATGAAATTAAATCCATTGAATTGAAGAGCCGTACAAACTTCTCTAACAGAATAGTTTACACCAGTGGCATGCAGGACTTAGAAAG ATATTTGGAGGATCACCCAGATTGTTGTGTGATTGATTCATTTAACAACATCTACCCTGTGTTAGATCGGCTGGAAATTCAAGAAATTCTACTTTGCTTGGAGGATCTCAAAACTGAAGGCCTCTCTACAATCAGGGGCCCCCATTTCTTGAAG GTTGATAGTTTCAAAGAACCAGATTTGCTGCAAAGGCTGTCTGAAGCTAAATTATCTCTTCCAAGTATAGTGAAGCCTCAAGTTGCATGTGGTGTAGCTAATGCTCACAATATG GCGATCATATTCAGAAATGAAGATTTTAAGGACTTGAGTGTTCCTCTTCCAGCTGTTGTGCAG GAATATGTGGATCATTCATCTACTTTGTACAAATTTTATGTCTTGGGTGAAAAAGTTTTCTATGCAGTTAAAAAGTCTACACCAAATGCTGATATCTTGATGAAATTATCTGAAAGTAATGGACTCAAACCTCTAGTCTTTGACAG CTTAAAATCTCTTCCCACTGCCAAAGAAGACCAGCATTATGGCGATGGTAATTGTTCCAAGGCCACTAAtagttatgttgatcttgatcTGGTTACAGACGCAGCAAATTGGCTTAGGGGAGTGCTTGATCTTACCATCTTTGGCTTTGATGTTGTT ATTCAGGAAGGCACTTGTGATCATGTCATTGTGGATGTAAATTATCTCCCATCTTTTAAGGAAGTTCCTGATGATATTGCAATACCTGCCTTTTGGGAGGCTATTAAGAagaaatttgaattgaaaagaTCAAAATAA
- the LOC126701827 gene encoding inositol 1,3,4-trisphosphate 5/6-kinase 4-like isoform X1, with product MGVVVGGVILDESVVLASNSPQHENPSLQPVADSLLRKLRHSKIPTGISYDVGLSDDKVSLLKRLVTLYSFDCFILNASSIDDAKNEIMLAWGDIGGSILYVVSDKKKEFFPKLSNCSWLIVVLRSLGQESADVTEGGNSCENSSMIFINKLEELPSIVCHINRKVSKATGNSVVTVGYVMKPSREEDFAKRGAFPLYPTQNGLIFMPLTFELPLSPQLQEVDIVLHKATDEIKSIELKSRTNFSNRIVYTSGMQDLERYLEDHPDCCVIDSFNNIYPVLDRLEIQEILLCLEDLKTEGLSTIRGPHFLKVDSFKEPDLLQRLSEAKLSLPSIVKPQVACGVANAHNMAIIFRNEDFKDLSVPLPAVVQEYVDHSSTLYKFYVLGEKVFYAVKKSTPNADILMKLSESNGLKPLVFDSLKSLPTAKEDQHYGDGNCSKATNSYVDLDLVTDAANWLRGVLDLTIFGFDVVIQEGTCDHVIVDVNYLPSFKEVPDDIAIPAFWEAIKKKFELKRSK from the exons atgggtgtTGTAGTTGGAGGAGTGATATTGGACGAGTCAGTAGTGTTAGCATCTAACTCTCCTCAACATGAAAACCCATCCTTGCAACCCGTTGCTGACTCTCTCCTCCGCAAGCTCCGCCATTCCAAAATCCCTACg GGGATTTCCTATGACGTGGGGCTCTCAGATGATAAG GTGAGTCTTCTAAAAAGGCTGGTAACCCTTTACTCGTTTGATTGTTTTATCTTGAATGCTTCTTCTATAGATGATGCTAAAAATGAGATTATGCTAGCTTGGGGGGACATTGGAGGCAGTATTTTGTATGTAGTTTCTGACAAGAAGAAGGAATTCTTTCCGAAACTAAGCAATTGCAGTTGGCTGATCGTTGTTCTCA GATCTCTTGGGCAAGAATCAGCAGATG TTACTGAAGGCGGCAATTCATGTGAGAACTCAAGcatgatttttatcaacaagCTAGAAGAGTTGCCTTCAATTGTATGCCACATAAATAGAAAGGTTTCAAAA GCAACTGGTAACAGTGTCGTGACTGTTGGATATGTTATGAAACCTTCACGTGAAGAAGATTTTGCTAAG AGGGGTGCATTTCCTTTGTATCCTACTCAAAATGGGTTGATTTTCATGCCCCTCACCTTTGAGCTTCCTTTATCACCTCAATTACAAGAGGTTGACATAGTTCTCCATAAAGCAACTGATGAAATTAAATCCATTGAATTGAAGAGCCGTACAAACTTCTCTAACAGAATAGTTTACACCAGTGGCATGCAGGACTTAGAAAG ATATTTGGAGGATCACCCAGATTGTTGTGTGATTGATTCATTTAACAACATCTACCCTGTGTTAGATCGGCTGGAAATTCAAGAAATTCTACTTTGCTTGGAGGATCTCAAAACTGAAGGCCTCTCTACAATCAGGGGCCCCCATTTCTTGAAG GTTGATAGTTTCAAAGAACCAGATTTGCTGCAAAGGCTGTCTGAAGCTAAATTATCTCTTCCAAGTATAGTGAAGCCTCAAGTTGCATGTGGTGTAGCTAATGCTCACAATATG GCGATCATATTCAGAAATGAAGATTTTAAGGACTTGAGTGTTCCTCTTCCAGCTGTTGTGCAG GAATATGTGGATCATTCATCTACTTTGTACAAATTTTATGTCTTGGGTGAAAAAGTTTTCTATGCAGTTAAAAAGTCTACACCAAATGCTGATATCTTGATGAAATTATCTGAAAGTAATGGACTCAAACCTCTAGTCTTTGACAG CTTAAAATCTCTTCCCACTGCCAAAGAAGACCAGCATTATGGCGATGGTAATTGTTCCAAGGCCACTAAtagttatgttgatcttgatcTGGTTACAGACGCAGCAAATTGGCTTAGGGGAGTGCTTGATCTTACCATCTTTGGCTTTGATGTTGTT ATTCAGGAAGGCACTTGTGATCATGTCATTGTGGATGTAAATTATCTCCCATCTTTTAAGGAAGTTCCTGATGATATTGCAATACCTGCCTTTTGGGAGGCTATTAAGAagaaatttgaattgaaaagaTCAAAATAA
- the LOC126701827 gene encoding inositol 1,3,4-trisphosphate 5/6-kinase 4-like isoform X2, with amino-acid sequence MGVVVGGVILDESVVLASNSPQHENPSLQPVADSLLRKLRHSKIPTGISYDVGLSDDKVSLLKRLVTLYSFDCFILNASSIDDAKNEIMLAWGDIGGSILYVVSDKKKEFFPKLSNCSWLIVVLRSLGQESADVTEGGNSCENSSMIFINKLEELPSIVCHINRKATGNSVVTVGYVMKPSREEDFAKRGAFPLYPTQNGLIFMPLTFELPLSPQLQEVDIVLHKATDEIKSIELKSRTNFSNRIVYTSGMQDLERYLEDHPDCCVIDSFNNIYPVLDRLEIQEILLCLEDLKTEGLSTIRGPHFLKVDSFKEPDLLQRLSEAKLSLPSIVKPQVACGVANAHNMAIIFRNEDFKDLSVPLPAVVQEYVDHSSTLYKFYVLGEKVFYAVKKSTPNADILMKLSESNGLKPLVFDSLKSLPTAKEDQHYGDGNCSKATNSYVDLDLVTDAANWLRGVLDLTIFGFDVVIQEGTCDHVIVDVNYLPSFKEVPDDIAIPAFWEAIKKKFELKRSK; translated from the exons atgggtgtTGTAGTTGGAGGAGTGATATTGGACGAGTCAGTAGTGTTAGCATCTAACTCTCCTCAACATGAAAACCCATCCTTGCAACCCGTTGCTGACTCTCTCCTCCGCAAGCTCCGCCATTCCAAAATCCCTACg GGGATTTCCTATGACGTGGGGCTCTCAGATGATAAG GTGAGTCTTCTAAAAAGGCTGGTAACCCTTTACTCGTTTGATTGTTTTATCTTGAATGCTTCTTCTATAGATGATGCTAAAAATGAGATTATGCTAGCTTGGGGGGACATTGGAGGCAGTATTTTGTATGTAGTTTCTGACAAGAAGAAGGAATTCTTTCCGAAACTAAGCAATTGCAGTTGGCTGATCGTTGTTCTCA GATCTCTTGGGCAAGAATCAGCAGATG TTACTGAAGGCGGCAATTCATGTGAGAACTCAAGcatgatttttatcaacaagCTAGAAGAGTTGCCTTCAATTGTATGCCACATAAATAGAAAG GCAACTGGTAACAGTGTCGTGACTGTTGGATATGTTATGAAACCTTCACGTGAAGAAGATTTTGCTAAG AGGGGTGCATTTCCTTTGTATCCTACTCAAAATGGGTTGATTTTCATGCCCCTCACCTTTGAGCTTCCTTTATCACCTCAATTACAAGAGGTTGACATAGTTCTCCATAAAGCAACTGATGAAATTAAATCCATTGAATTGAAGAGCCGTACAAACTTCTCTAACAGAATAGTTTACACCAGTGGCATGCAGGACTTAGAAAG ATATTTGGAGGATCACCCAGATTGTTGTGTGATTGATTCATTTAACAACATCTACCCTGTGTTAGATCGGCTGGAAATTCAAGAAATTCTACTTTGCTTGGAGGATCTCAAAACTGAAGGCCTCTCTACAATCAGGGGCCCCCATTTCTTGAAG GTTGATAGTTTCAAAGAACCAGATTTGCTGCAAAGGCTGTCTGAAGCTAAATTATCTCTTCCAAGTATAGTGAAGCCTCAAGTTGCATGTGGTGTAGCTAATGCTCACAATATG GCGATCATATTCAGAAATGAAGATTTTAAGGACTTGAGTGTTCCTCTTCCAGCTGTTGTGCAG GAATATGTGGATCATTCATCTACTTTGTACAAATTTTATGTCTTGGGTGAAAAAGTTTTCTATGCAGTTAAAAAGTCTACACCAAATGCTGATATCTTGATGAAATTATCTGAAAGTAATGGACTCAAACCTCTAGTCTTTGACAG CTTAAAATCTCTTCCCACTGCCAAAGAAGACCAGCATTATGGCGATGGTAATTGTTCCAAGGCCACTAAtagttatgttgatcttgatcTGGTTACAGACGCAGCAAATTGGCTTAGGGGAGTGCTTGATCTTACCATCTTTGGCTTTGATGTTGTT ATTCAGGAAGGCACTTGTGATCATGTCATTGTGGATGTAAATTATCTCCCATCTTTTAAGGAAGTTCCTGATGATATTGCAATACCTGCCTTTTGGGAGGCTATTAAGAagaaatttgaattgaaaagaTCAAAATAA
- the LOC126701827 gene encoding inositol 1,3,4-trisphosphate 5/6-kinase 4-like isoform X3, translating to MGVVVGGVILDESVVLASNSPQHENPSLQPVADSLLRKLRHSKIPTGISYDVGLSDDKVSLLKRLVTLYSFDCFILNASSIDDAKNEIMLAWGDIGGSILYVVSDKKKEFFPKLSNCSWLIVVLKRKLQTSNWLDVLLQDLLGKNQQMATGNSVVTVGYVMKPSREEDFAKRGAFPLYPTQNGLIFMPLTFELPLSPQLQEVDIVLHKATDEIKSIELKSRTNFSNRIVYTSGMQDLERYLEDHPDCCVIDSFNNIYPVLDRLEIQEILLCLEDLKTEGLSTIRGPHFLKVDSFKEPDLLQRLSEAKLSLPSIVKPQVACGVANAHNMAIIFRNEDFKDLSVPLPAVVQEYVDHSSTLYKFYVLGEKVFYAVKKSTPNADILMKLSESNGLKPLVFDSLKSLPTAKEDQHYGDGNCSKATNSYVDLDLVTDAANWLRGVLDLTIFGFDVVIQEGTCDHVIVDVNYLPSFKEVPDDIAIPAFWEAIKKKFELKRSK from the exons atgggtgtTGTAGTTGGAGGAGTGATATTGGACGAGTCAGTAGTGTTAGCATCTAACTCTCCTCAACATGAAAACCCATCCTTGCAACCCGTTGCTGACTCTCTCCTCCGCAAGCTCCGCCATTCCAAAATCCCTACg GGGATTTCCTATGACGTGGGGCTCTCAGATGATAAG GTGAGTCTTCTAAAAAGGCTGGTAACCCTTTACTCGTTTGATTGTTTTATCTTGAATGCTTCTTCTATAGATGATGCTAAAAATGAGATTATGCTAGCTTGGGGGGACATTGGAGGCAGTATTTTGTATGTAGTTTCTGACAAGAAGAAGGAATTCTTTCCGAAACTAAGCAATTGCAGTTGGCTGATCGTTGTTCTCA AAAGAAAACTGCAAACATCTAATTGGCTTGACGTTCTGTTGCAGGATCTCTTGGGCAAGAATCAGCAGATG GCAACTGGTAACAGTGTCGTGACTGTTGGATATGTTATGAAACCTTCACGTGAAGAAGATTTTGCTAAG AGGGGTGCATTTCCTTTGTATCCTACTCAAAATGGGTTGATTTTCATGCCCCTCACCTTTGAGCTTCCTTTATCACCTCAATTACAAGAGGTTGACATAGTTCTCCATAAAGCAACTGATGAAATTAAATCCATTGAATTGAAGAGCCGTACAAACTTCTCTAACAGAATAGTTTACACCAGTGGCATGCAGGACTTAGAAAG ATATTTGGAGGATCACCCAGATTGTTGTGTGATTGATTCATTTAACAACATCTACCCTGTGTTAGATCGGCTGGAAATTCAAGAAATTCTACTTTGCTTGGAGGATCTCAAAACTGAAGGCCTCTCTACAATCAGGGGCCCCCATTTCTTGAAG GTTGATAGTTTCAAAGAACCAGATTTGCTGCAAAGGCTGTCTGAAGCTAAATTATCTCTTCCAAGTATAGTGAAGCCTCAAGTTGCATGTGGTGTAGCTAATGCTCACAATATG GCGATCATATTCAGAAATGAAGATTTTAAGGACTTGAGTGTTCCTCTTCCAGCTGTTGTGCAG GAATATGTGGATCATTCATCTACTTTGTACAAATTTTATGTCTTGGGTGAAAAAGTTTTCTATGCAGTTAAAAAGTCTACACCAAATGCTGATATCTTGATGAAATTATCTGAAAGTAATGGACTCAAACCTCTAGTCTTTGACAG CTTAAAATCTCTTCCCACTGCCAAAGAAGACCAGCATTATGGCGATGGTAATTGTTCCAAGGCCACTAAtagttatgttgatcttgatcTGGTTACAGACGCAGCAAATTGGCTTAGGGGAGTGCTTGATCTTACCATCTTTGGCTTTGATGTTGTT ATTCAGGAAGGCACTTGTGATCATGTCATTGTGGATGTAAATTATCTCCCATCTTTTAAGGAAGTTCCTGATGATATTGCAATACCTGCCTTTTGGGAGGCTATTAAGAagaaatttgaattgaaaagaTCAAAATAA
- the LOC126701827 gene encoding inositol 1,3,4-trisphosphate 5/6-kinase 4-like isoform X4, whose product MGVVVGGVILDESVVLASNSPQHENPSLQPVADSLLRKLRHSKIPTGISYDVGLSDDKVSLLKRLVTLYSFDCFILNASSIDDAKNEIMLAWGDIGGSILYVVSDKKKEFFPKLSNCSWLIVVLRSLGQESADVTEGGNSCENSSMIFINKLEELPSIVCHINRKVSKATGNSVVTVGYVMKPSREEDFAKRGAFPLYPTQNGLIFMPLTFELPLSPQLQEVDIVLHKATDEIKSIELKSRTNFSNRIVYTSGMQDLERYLEDHPDCCVIDSFNNIYPVLDRLEIQEILLCLEDLKTEGLSTIRGPHFLKVDSFKEPDLLQRLSEAKLSLPSIVKPQVACGVANAHNMAIIFRNEDFKDLSVPLPAVVQEYVDHSSTLYKFYVLGEKVFYAVKKSTPNADILMKLSESNGLKPLVFDRRSKLA is encoded by the exons atgggtgtTGTAGTTGGAGGAGTGATATTGGACGAGTCAGTAGTGTTAGCATCTAACTCTCCTCAACATGAAAACCCATCCTTGCAACCCGTTGCTGACTCTCTCCTCCGCAAGCTCCGCCATTCCAAAATCCCTACg GGGATTTCCTATGACGTGGGGCTCTCAGATGATAAG GTGAGTCTTCTAAAAAGGCTGGTAACCCTTTACTCGTTTGATTGTTTTATCTTGAATGCTTCTTCTATAGATGATGCTAAAAATGAGATTATGCTAGCTTGGGGGGACATTGGAGGCAGTATTTTGTATGTAGTTTCTGACAAGAAGAAGGAATTCTTTCCGAAACTAAGCAATTGCAGTTGGCTGATCGTTGTTCTCA GATCTCTTGGGCAAGAATCAGCAGATG TTACTGAAGGCGGCAATTCATGTGAGAACTCAAGcatgatttttatcaacaagCTAGAAGAGTTGCCTTCAATTGTATGCCACATAAATAGAAAGGTTTCAAAA GCAACTGGTAACAGTGTCGTGACTGTTGGATATGTTATGAAACCTTCACGTGAAGAAGATTTTGCTAAG AGGGGTGCATTTCCTTTGTATCCTACTCAAAATGGGTTGATTTTCATGCCCCTCACCTTTGAGCTTCCTTTATCACCTCAATTACAAGAGGTTGACATAGTTCTCCATAAAGCAACTGATGAAATTAAATCCATTGAATTGAAGAGCCGTACAAACTTCTCTAACAGAATAGTTTACACCAGTGGCATGCAGGACTTAGAAAG ATATTTGGAGGATCACCCAGATTGTTGTGTGATTGATTCATTTAACAACATCTACCCTGTGTTAGATCGGCTGGAAATTCAAGAAATTCTACTTTGCTTGGAGGATCTCAAAACTGAAGGCCTCTCTACAATCAGGGGCCCCCATTTCTTGAAG GTTGATAGTTTCAAAGAACCAGATTTGCTGCAAAGGCTGTCTGAAGCTAAATTATCTCTTCCAAGTATAGTGAAGCCTCAAGTTGCATGTGGTGTAGCTAATGCTCACAATATG GCGATCATATTCAGAAATGAAGATTTTAAGGACTTGAGTGTTCCTCTTCCAGCTGTTGTGCAG GAATATGTGGATCATTCATCTACTTTGTACAAATTTTATGTCTTGGGTGAAAAAGTTTTCTATGCAGTTAAAAAGTCTACACCAAATGCTGATATCTTGATGAAATTATCTGAAAGTAATGGACTCAAACCTCTAGTCTTTGACAG ACGCAGCAAATTGGCTTAG